Proteins encoded by one window of Lasioglossum baleicum chromosome 4, iyLasBale1, whole genome shotgun sequence:
- the Acc gene encoding acetyl-CoA carboxylase isoform X5, with amino-acid sequence MTEQEGKDEPNLSEERATPPRRTRHRPSMSQGTVMIQTQSRLLEKDFTIATPEEFVHRFGGTKVINKILIANNGIAAVKCMRSIRRWSYEMFKNERAVRFVVMVTPEDLKANAEYIKMADQYVPVPGGSNNNNYANVELIVDIAIRLQVQAVWAGWGHASENPKLPELLHKNNISFIGPSERAMWALGDKIASSIVAQTAEVPTLPWSGSELKAQYSGKKIKISSELFKKGCVSTAEECLAAANKIGFPVMVKASEGGGGKGIRKVENAEELPTLFRQVQTEIPGSPIFIMKLAKCARHLEVQLLADNYGNAISLFGRDCSIQRRHQKIIEEAPAVIAKPEVFEEMEKAAVRLAKMVGYVSAGTVEYLYDTSGRYYFLELNPRLQVEHPCTEMVSDVNLPAAQLQIAMGLPLHHIKDIRLLYGESPWGDSVIDFDQPRHKPQPWGHVIAARITSENPDEGFKPSSGTVQELNFRSSKNVWGYFSVGASGGLHEFADSQFGHCFSWGEDRNQARENLVVALKELSIRGDFRTTVEYLITLLETESFLQNNIDTAWLDLLISERVRSDKPDVLLAVTCGALHIADRTITAAFTGFQTALEKGQIQAGNDLENVIDVELINDGYKYKVQAAKSGPNSYFLIMNRSYKEIELHRLSDGGLLLSLDGASFTTYMREEVDRYRIVIGNQTCVFEKDNDPSLLRSPSAGKLVSFLVDDGGHVNAGQAYAEIEVMKMVMSVTASEAGSVFYVKRPGAVLDAGTLIAHLELDDPTLVTKAQDFTGQFAGNEVPAISEKLNHLHTKYRVGLENILGGYCLPDPYHVPRVQELLEMFMSSLRDPSLPLLELQEVIASISGRIPISVEKKIRKLMSLYERNITSVLAQFPSQQIAAVIDGHAASLSKRSERDVFFLTTQVIVQLVQKYRNGIRGRMKTAVHELLRQYYTVESQFQQGHYDKCVSALIEEYKDDVATVTATIFSHNQVTKKNVLVTMLIDHIWANEPGLTDELSSTLTELTSLNRTEHSRVALRARQILIAAHQPAYELRHNQMESIFLSAVDMYGHDFHPENLQKLILSETSIFDILHDFFYHTNRAVCNAALEVYVRRAYISYELTCLQHLELSGEVPLVHFQFMLPINHPNRQSQSSVNHRIGAMAAFQDMEQFVKYSDEVLDLLEDLSSPGSISAKVLEAVDAAGSESRHSTSINVSISNAEAGGAVELGERPAEPVHILSVAVQDNVENHDDESLTQVFGDWCTANKEELISRGIRRVTFCVLKKRQFPKFFTFRQRDGFLEDKIYRHLEPGCAFQLELNRMRTYDLEALPTSNQKMHLYLGHAKVAKGQQVTDYRFFIRSIIRHSDLITKEASFDYLQNEGERVLLEAMDELEVAFSHPLAKRTECNHIFLNFVPTVIMDPVKMEESVNDMVLRYGSRLWKLRVRHAEIKMAIRPSPGKPASIIRLCIANDSGYSIDLHLYTEVTDPKTGIIRFEPSDTRKSGPMQGLPISTPYLTKDYLQAKRFQAQSAGTTYVYDLPDMFRQQTEKIWQKYIEERSNCDITIPNPVMECMELVLEGDNLVEQKRLPGENNVGMVAWRLKLYTPEYAETGRDVILIANDLTYLIGSFGPKEDLVFCKASERARQLGVPRIYFSANSGARIGLAEEVKALFKICWEDENEPEKGFKYIYLTTDDYARLAPLNSVKASLIEDRGESRYKITDVIGKDDGLGVENLKYAGMIAGETSRAYDEIVTISIVSCRAIGIGAYLLRLGQRVIQIENSHIILTGYRALNTVLGREVYASNNQLGGIQIMHYNGVSHATDERDLDGVETALRWLSYCPKFKGAPLPIQPAPLPDPVDREVGYVPTKTAYDPRWMLEGRPSPNELNSWESGFFDRGSWQEIMRPWAQTVVTGRARLGGIPCGVIAVETRCVELHLPADPANFDSEAKTISQAGQVWFPDSAYKTAQAINDFKKEEIPLFIFANWRGFSGGMKDMYEQIIKFGAYIVDGLREYTKPVFVYIPPNGELRGGAWAVVDPTINPRYMEMFADNTSRAGVLEPEGIVEIKFRSKDLIKTMHRVDSVIIKLKEKLSNADTPEARTEIESQISKREQDLEPMYRQVAVHFADLHDTPERMFEKNAIHDIVPWRKARRLLYWRLRRRLLEDEIKEEVLSMQPRFDVRQVGAMLRRWFTEDKGPTECYLWDQDEAATNWLESQRQNENSVISRNITCVKQDAVVSRIKEALEACPEVRLTAVLEIAHRLQPTERAELLRTLSQLETTTQEHHNDSSASS; translated from the exons GCCCAGCATGTCGCAGGGCACGGTGATGATCCAGACGCAGAGTAGGCTCCTTGAGAAGGATTTCACTATTGCCACACCTGAAGAGTTCGTTCATCGTTTCGGCGGCACCAAAGTCATCAACAAG ATACTGATTGCGAACAACGGAATAGCGGCAGTAAAATGTATGCGTTCGATACGCCGTTGGTCCTACGAGATGTTCAAGAACGAACGGGCCGTGCGATTCGTCGTGATGGTCACACCGGAAGATCTGAAAGCGAACGCGGAATACATAAAAATGGCAGATCAATACGTTCCTGTACCTGGCGGCTCGAACAACAACAATTACGCCAACGTGGAGTTGATCGTCGACATCGCCATTCGTCTTCAAGTTCAGGCAGTCTGGGCTGGATGGGGTCACGCTTCGGAAAATCCAAAATTGCCGGAATTGCTTCACAAAAACAACATCAGCTTCATTG GACCGTCCGAGAGAGCTATGTGGGCGCTCGGTGACAAAATCGCCTCCAGTATAGTGGCGCAAACCGCCGAGGTACCGACACTGCCGTGGTCAGGATCAGAATTGAAGGCTCAGTACAGCGGCAAGAAGATAAAGATATCTTCGGAACTGTTCAAGAAAGGATGCGTCTCAACGGCGGAAGAGTGTTTGGCGGCAGCGAATAAAATTGGCTTTCCGGTGATGGTGAAAGCCAGCGAAGGTGGCGGTGGCAAAGGCATCAGAAAAGTAGAAAACGCCGAAGAGTTGCCTACGTTGTTTAG ACAGGTACAAACCGAGATACCTGGGTCTCCTATATTTATTATGAAACTGGCGAAGTGTGCTCGGCACTTGGAAGTGCAATTATTAGCAGATAATTATGGAAACGCGATATCGTTGTTCGGTCGTGATTGTTCCATTCAGAGAAGACATCAGAAAATCATCGAAGAAGCGCCGGCCGTGATTGCCAAGCCGGAAGTCTTCGAAGAGATGGAGAAG GCTGCCGTGAGATTGGCCAAAATGGTTGGATATGTCAGCGCAGGTACCGTCGAATATCTCTACGACACTTCCGGGCGATACTACTTCCTAGAATTGAACCCGCGTCTGCAAGTCGAGCATCCTTGCACGGAGATGGTGTCCGACGTGAATCTACCAGCTGCCCAGCTTCAAATCGCCATGGGATTGCCGCTTCATCATATCAAAGATATTCGTCTCCTCTACGGTGAAAGTCCGTGGGGTGATAGTGTTATCGATTTCGATCAGCCGCGGCACAAACCTCAGCCATGGGGTCACGTAATAGCTGCGAGAATTACTAGTGAAAATCCAGACGAAG GTTTCAAACCAAGTTCCGGTACCGTCCAAGAATTGAACTTCCGGTCCTCGAAGAACGTATGGGGTTACTTCTCGGTGGGAGCATCCGGCGGCCTCCACGAATTCGCAGACTCTCAATTCGGTCACTGTTTCTCATGGGGAGAGGATCGTAATCAGGCCAGAGAAAATTTGGTCGTTGCTCTAAAGGAGTTGAGCATCAGGGGTGACTTTCGAACGACCGTTGAATATCTAATCACACTACTAGAAACAGAATCCTTCTTGCAAAACAACATAGACACGGCTTGGCTCGATCTATTAATCTCCGAGCGTGTTAGAAGCGATAAACCGGACGTGTTGTTAGCTGTAACTTGCGGCGCTCTTCATATCGCCGATAGAACTATCACGGCTGCGTTCACTGGATTCCAAACGGCATTAGAGAAGGGACAGATACAAGCTGGTAACGACTTGGAGAACGTGATCGAC GTTGAGCTGATCAACGATGGATACAAATATAAAGTACAAGCAGCGAAATCAGGACCGAACAGCTACTTCCTTATCATGAATCGTTCCTACAAAGAAATAGAATTGCATCGGCTCTCGGACGGAGGTCTACTGCTCTCTTTGGACGGCGCGAGTTTCACCACTTACATGAGAGAGGAGGTCGACCGTTATAGAATCGTGATAGGGAACCAAACCTGTGTCTTCGAGAAAGACAACGACCCGTCTCTGTTGCGATCTCCTTCTGCTGGAAAGCTGGTCAGCTTTCTGGTCGACGACGGTGGCCACGTGAACGCTGGACAGGCGTACGCGGAAATCGAGGTTATGAAAATGGTGATGTCAGTGACCGCCAGCGAAGCTGGAAGCGTTTTCTACGTGAAGAGGCCAGGCGCCGTTCTCGATGCCGGTACTCTGATCGCTCACTTGGAGTTGGACGATCCAACTTTGGTAACCAAAGCCCAGGACTTCACCGGTCAGTTCGCGGGAAACGAAGTTCCTGCTATCTCCGAAAAGTTGAACCATCTTCACACGAAATACAGAGTCGGTTTGGAGAACATTTTGGGTGGATATTGTTTGCCCGATCCGTACCATGTGCCGCGCGTACAAGAACTTCTCGAGATGTTTATGAGCTCGTTGCGTGATCCTAGTTTGCCATTGCTCGAGCTGCAAGAGGTGATCGCCTCGATATCCGGCAGAATCCCGATCTCTGTCGAAAAGAAAATTAGGAAATTGATGTCCCTCTACGAGAGGAACATCACTTCTGTTTTAGCCCAATTCCCTAGTCAGCAGATCGCCGCCGTGATCGACGGACACGCGGCGTCGCTGTCGAAGCGATCCGAGCGCGACGTCTTCTTCTTGACCACGCAAGTTATAGTGCAATTAGTACAAAAATATAGGAATGGAATACGTGGAAGAATGAAGACCGCCGTTCACGAACTTCTCAGACAGTACTACACCGTCGAGTCGCAATTCCAACAAGGCCATTACGATAAATGCGTCTCGGCTTTGATAGAGGAATACAAAGACGACGTGGCTACGGTGACGGCCACGATTTTCAGTCACAATCAAGTTACCAAGAAGAACGTATTGGTAACCATGCTGATCGATCACATCTGGGCCAACGAGCCTGGACTCACGGACGAATTGTCGAGCACCTTGACAGAACTGACCAGTTTGAATCGTACGGAACACAGCAGAGTCGCGTTGCGCGCCAGGCAGATCTTGATCGCTGCCCACCAACCCGCCTACGAATTACGACACAATCAAATGGAATCGATATTCTTATCGGCGGTGGACATGTACGGCCACGATTTCCACCCGGAAAATCTACAGAAACTGATTCTCTCCGAGACCTCCATCTTCGATATTCTACACGACTTCTTCTACCATACGAATCGCGCAGTCTGCAACGCCGCGTTAGAGGTCTACGTTCGGAGAGCGTACATCAGCTACGAGTTGACCTGCTTGCAGCATTTGGAATTGTCCGGCGAAGTTCCCCTCGTGCACTTCCAGTTCATGTTGCCGATCAATCATCCGAATCGGCAAAGTCAGTCTTCGGTTAACCACAGAATCGGAGCTATGGCAGCTTTCCAAGACATGGAACAATTCGTAAAATATTCCGACGAGGTGCTGGACCTGTTGGAGGACCTGTCCTCGCCGGGTTCGATCTCTGCCAAAGTCCTGGAAGCGGTAGACGCGGCTGGCAGCGAGTCCAGACACAGCACGTCGATAAACGTGTCCATAAGCAACGCGGAAGCCGGTGGCGCGGTTGAATTGGGCGAGAGGCCCGCCGAACCGGTGCATATCCTCAGCGTCGCCGTCCAAGACAACGTGGAGAATCACGACGACGAGTCCTTGACGCAGGTGTTCGGCGATTGGTGCACCGCGAACAAAGAGGAACTGATCTCGCGGGGAATCAGAAGAGTGACGTTCTGTGTTCTGAAGAAGAGGCAGTTCCCGAAGTTCTTCACTTTCCGTCAGAGGGACGGTTTCCTGGAGGACAAGATTTATCGGCATCTCGAGCCTGGCTGCGCGTTCCAGTTAGAATTGAACCGAATGAGAACCTACGACCTGGAAGCTCTGCCCACCTCGAACCAGAAGATGCATCTTTATCTCGGTCACGCGAAGGTCGCCAAAGGACAACAAGTCACCGATTACCGGTTCTTCATCCGTTCTATCATAAGACACTCCGATCTGATTACCAAAGAGGCCAGCTTCGACTATCTCCAAAACGAAGGTGAACGTGTTTTACTGGAGGCCATGGACGAACTGGAAGTTGCGTTCTCGCATCCGCTCGCCAAGCGTACCGAGTGCAATCACATTTTCTTGAACTTCGTCCCCACGGTGATCATGGACCCGGTGAAAATGGAGGAGAGCGTGAACGACATGGTGCTCAGGTACGGTTCCCGGTTATGGAAACTGAGGGTACGTCACGCCGAGATCAAAATGGCGATTCGTCCGTCGCCGGGCAAGCCAGCGTCCATCATACGCCTGTGCATCGCCAACGATAGCGGTTACAGCATAGACTTGCATCTGTACACGGAGGTGACAGATCCAAAGACCGGTATTATTCGTTTCGAACCCTCCGACACCCGGAAGTCGGGACCCATGCAGGGTCTGCCGATTTCCACGCCATATTTAACCAAAGATTACCTTCAAGCGAAACGGTTCCAGGCTCAAAGCGCCGGCACAACTTACGTGTACGATCTGCCCGATATGTTCAGGCAGCAAACAGAGAAGATCTGGCAGAAGTATATAGAGGAGAGGTCGAACTGCGACATCACCATTCCGAATCCAGTGATGGAATGCATGGAATTGGTCCTGGAAGGTGACAATCTGGTGGAGCAGAAACGTCTTCCCGGTGAAAACAACGTTGGCATGGTGGCTTGGAGATTGAAGCTCTACACACCGGAATACGCGGAAACTGGACGGGATGTTATACTAATAGCGAACGACTTGACCTATTTGATCGGTTCGTTTGGTCCGAAGGAAGACTTGGTGTTCTGCAAAGCATCCGAAAGGGCCAGACAACTCGGAGTCCCCAGGATCTACTTCTCCGCGAACTCCGGAGCGCGTATCGGTCTGGCGGAAGAAGTGAAAGCGCTGTTTAAAATCTGCTGGGAAGATGAAAATGAGCCTGAGAAaggatttaaatatatttatttgacAACGGACGATTACGCCCGGTTGGCGCCGCTCAACTCCGTGAAGGCTTCGTTGATCGAAGATCGAGGCGAGTCTCGTTACAAGATCACAGACGTGATCGGCAAAGACGACGGTCTCGGCGTAGAGAATTTAAAGTACGCTGGTATGATCGCTGGAGAAACGTCCAGAGCGTACGACGAAATAGTTACGATCTCTATCGTATCTTGTAGAGCTATCGGTATCGGAGCATACCTGCTGCGTCTTGGCCAAAGAGTCATTCAAATAGAGAACTCGCATATTATCTTGACCGGTTACAGAGCGCTGAACACTGTGCTGGGTCGCGAAGTGTACGCGAGTAATAACCAACTCGGTGGGATACAAATTATGCATTACAACGGCGTGTCGCATGCCACCGATGAAAGAGACTTGGACGGTGTCGAAACCGCTTTAAGGTGGTTGAGCTATTGTCCCAAGTTTAAAGGCGCGCCTCTTCCTATACAACCGGCGCCGCTTCCTGATCCAGTTGACAGAGAAGTCGGTTATGTACCCACGAAAACAGCCTACGATCCTAGGTGGATGCTCGAAGGCAGGCCGTCACCGAACGAACTAAATTCATGGGAAAGTGGATTCTTCGACCGAGGTTCTTGGCAG GAAATAATGAGACCTTGGGCTCAAACCGTGGTAACTGGACGAGCCCGGTTAGGTGGAATTCCTTGCGGTGTTATCGCCGTTGAAACACGGTGTGTTGAACTGCATCTACCAGCTGATCCTGCTAATTTCGACTCGGAGGCGAAAACTATATCCCAAGCAGGACAAGTATGGTTCCCCGATAGCGCGTACAAAACTGCCCAGGCCATTAACGATTTTAAGAAAGAGGAAATACCACTGTTTATTTTCGCCAATTGGAGAGGATTCTCTGGTGGAATGAAAG ATATGTACGAGCAGATCATCAAATTCGGTGCTTACATAGTAGACGGTTTACGGGAGTATACGAAACCGGTATTCGTGTACATTCCACCGAACGGAGAATTAAGAGGTGGTGCCTGGGCAGTAGTTGATCCAACTATAAACCCGCGTTACATGGAAATGTTTGCTGACAATACAAGCAGAGCTGGTGTCCTCGAACCCGAAGGGATAGTTGAAATCAAATTTAGGTCGAAAGATTTAATTAAAACCATGCATAGAGTGGATTCGGTGATTATAAAACTCAAG GAAAAATTATCGAACGCAGATACGCCAGAAGCACGAACAGAAATCGAGTCTCAGATAAGTAAACGAGAACAAGATCTGGAACCGATGTACCGTCAAGTTGCAGTGCACTTTGCGGATCTCCATGATACTCCGGAGAGAATGTTCGAGAAGAACGCGATTCATGACATAGTTCCTTGGCGAAAAGCCCGTAGGTTACTCTATTGGCGGCTCAGAAGGAGACTTCTGGAAGATGAAATCAAAGAAGAAGTTCTGTCCATGCAACCGCGTTTCGATGTCCGACAAGTTGGCGCGATGTTGCGGCGATGGTTCACAGAAGACAAAGGGCCCACAGAGTGTTACTTGTGGGATCAGGACGAAGCAGCGACCAACTGGCTGGAGAGTCAACGCCAAAACGAGAACAGTGTTATTTCGCGAAATATTACTTGCGTGAAGCAAGACGCGGTTGTGTCTCGAATCAAAGAGGCTCTCGAGGCTTGTCCAGAGGTCAGGTTAACCGCAGTCCTGGAAATCGCCCACAGGTTACAGCCGACCGAACGCGCGGAATTGCTTAGGACATTATCGCAACTAGAAACCACCACCCAAGAACATCATAACGACTCAAGTGCCTCGTCTTAa